AAAATAAACGGCACTTTACAAAGTGCCGTTTGGAAGGATATAGATTTAAATTCCTCTTTTTATATCACTTGATAATTTCCTCTCCAAGCTTTATCTCAATCAGGTCTTCACCGTATAAAAGAGTAACACTGTCTTCCCCTATTGAAACAACTTGGTATGGAGAATCATCCACCCTGTCGCCTTCGGTCACTTTATAGATTGTGCTTCCGTATCTTATTGAAGCATATTTTACTTCATTTTCAGTATAAATGTCCTCTAATACTAATATTAATACTCCTGAATCCGACACGCCATCGGTTGTTTCAGTTGACGTAGTTGTTGCCGGGTCGGAAGGAACGCTAACTATTGGCTCAAACGGATCTTTATATTCATAAACCTCAAAACCCTCAATCTTTTCATCTCCAATTTCAGGAGCTTCTTTTTTGGATTCAACCTTCGCTTTCTCTCCGACTACCTCCGAACCGGCAGGTGGCTTAATTATCACAGGGGTTTCACTTACCTGAAACCCTTTAAGAACTAAGAACAGCACAACTAAAACTACCAAAAAGATACCCAGTACTCCAATTGCACCTACAATTATTTGGCCTTTTTTGGTCTTTGTGGCCAAGCTTATTTGGCTTTTTTTAGTTTTTAAAAACTCGCGCAATTTCTTAAGCACTTTTTGTCCTTCCTCAAATAAAACTCCTATTTTAATTAACCTTACCGCACAACAAAAGCATCCGCTTTTATTGAAACAGTTAAATGCGGCAATCCATCTGGTCCAGCCCCTATACTTACACTCGTTATCTTTATTTCACGCTCATTGTTGCGAACCCTATACAAAAAATCAATTAAATTAAAAAATCTTCCTGTAGTTGTTATCGATAAAGGTACACTGATATACTCACTATCTCCCATCTCGGGAAGCTCACCGGGAGAAATTGTTATAAAATCAATCCCGGCATCACTTGCAATTTTGTTAATTTGCAAAATTAAAGATGGCAACTCGGGATTTTCGGGCATTTTTGCTTTTAATTTAGCTATCTCAGCTTCAATTTTTGCTGAATCTTTCTTTAAACTCTTAAGACGGCTAAGTGTTGCTTTTGCGGATTCAAGCTCGTTGTTTTCTAATTCCTGTTGAGTCCTTAAATCCTTAATTTGATTTATCTTAGGCATGACCACAAAAAACGCGAACAAAAGCATTAATATAAGAACTCCCGTCAACATCAAAATCATTTGATCTTTTTGAGACATTTTAAGTTTCATTCACTAACACCTTCTTCGGCACCAATCTCGGAAGAATTCTCAGATGAAGCTGACTCGTTTGTTTCTTCTTCAATCATCTTAGATGTCGAATCAAACCTAACAATTTCATAAATTATCGAAGTAATACCGGATTCACTCTTAAGCTCTAAATCAGCCTTACCGGCATTTGTAAACCATATGTTGTCCAATGACTTAATTTCCCCTAACCGTATCAACCATTTTGCAACAGACGGAAAATCAAAAGTATATCCGGTATAAGTAATTTTATCGACACTCATGCTTAAACTTTCCAAACAAACATCACTCGGTATAACCATGCTAATTTCATTTAAAAACTTATCCCAAGCAATTTCGTTAGCCATGGCGCTGTCCAAAATGCCCTGTTTTTTTTGAAGCTCAGCATGTCTTTCTTCGTATATTTTATATTGTCCTATCTCAGAATTTATTTTTTGCCTTTCATCTTTAATTTCTGTTAATTTTTTATCTTCCCGGCTAACTTTCAAATTTAAACCCAAAGAAGTAAAAACCATAAAAACAACCAAAATTACACCTGCTATCATTAGATAAACAAGTCTTTTTTCAGTCTTACGTTTTTGAATTATTTCTCCGGGTAATAAATTAATGCTCATTTTACAAACTCCCTTAGAGCTAACCCTAAACAGATAGCCATCGATAACTCGTCTTTCTGTATTTCTTTTTCAGGCAACCCCGGTGCAATTTTTATCTTCTCTAAAGAATGACCCAGACTGACATCGGCATTCAAATTCTTACTCATAAATAAATCAAAATTTTTCAACATAGCGCCACTTCCGGTAAAAATAATCTTTTTTATATCTTTACCTGGCGCTTGAGAAAGATAGTAGTCAAAAGAACGCCGGACCTCAGAAACAAACTTTGTTGCCTCGCCTTCTAAGATTTCCTGCACATCCACTGCTTTTTCTTGATATTTTTTAGGTATGCCCGCGAGTTTTTTCCCTTTCTGCGGTGCTAACCCCACGTTTATCTTTAACTCCTCAGCTTCATCAAAAGACACGCCTGAAGCATCCACTATGCTTTGGGTAAAGTTATTTCCTGCTATAACACCTACTCGATTAAAACGAATAACCCTGCCGTCTACGATAGATATGTTTGTTATTCCGGCACCCACATGGATGAAAGCGACAACGTTATCATTTTTATCTTCGGCCATCAAATCGGGTGAAGAGCTAAAAGAAAGCGCTCTAACAATTGCAAAAGATGACACGTCGATTGCAACCGGCTTCAACCGAGCAATTTCAAGAGCTTTAAGATTGTTCCCAATCATATCCTTTTGAGCGGCAACTAATAACACTTCAACCAAGTGATCTTCGTTTTCGTTCACATAGTCGCCAACTACTTCAAAATCCATAATTGCTTCATCTATGGGAATTGGAATAAATTCTTGAGCTTGAAATTTAAGAGCTCCTTGCAACTCATCTTTTTGCATAAAAGGAAGCTCTACCAAACGAACCACTACTTTTTGATTCATTACCCCTGTAACAACCTGTTTCTCAGAGATTTTCATCTTTTTCCAAAGCTCAATTAGAGAATTCCCCACAACTTCGGGTTCGATAATTTCTCCATCAGAGACTGCTCCTCGAGGAATTTCAATTGTCCCATAATTAGACAAAATAGGCGCTTCTTGAGAACCACTTAGCTGAACAGCTCTTATTGTGTTCGTTCCAATATCTAACCCT
This sequence is a window from Candidatus Oleimmundimicrobium sp.. Protein-coding genes within it:
- the pilO gene encoding type 4a pilus biogenesis protein PilO codes for the protein MKLKMSQKDQMILMLTGVLILMLLFAFFVVMPKINQIKDLRTQQELENNELESAKATLSRLKSLKKDSAKIEAEIAKLKAKMPENPELPSLILQINKIASDAGIDFITISPGELPEMGDSEYISVPLSITTTGRFFNLIDFLYRVRNNEREIKITSVSIGAGPDGLPHLTVSIKADAFVVR
- a CDS encoding PilN domain-containing protein codes for the protein MSINLLPGEIIQKRKTEKRLVYLMIAGVILVVFMVFTSLGLNLKVSREDKKLTEIKDERQKINSEIGQYKIYEERHAELQKKQGILDSAMANEIAWDKFLNEISMVIPSDVCLESLSMSVDKITYTGYTFDFPSVAKWLIRLGEIKSLDNIWFTNAGKADLELKSESGITSIIYEIVRFDSTSKMIEEETNESASSENSSEIGAEEGVSE
- the pilM gene encoding type IV pilus assembly protein PilM; translation: MGFFKFKSSLKPIGLDIGTNTIRAVQLSGSQEAPILSNYGTIEIPRGAVSDGEIIEPEVVGNSLIELWKKMKISEKQVVTGVMNQKVVVRLVELPFMQKDELQGALKFQAQEFIPIPIDEAIMDFEVVGDYVNENEDHLVEVLLVAAQKDMIGNNLKALEIARLKPVAIDVSSFAIVRALSFSSSPDLMAEDKNDNVVAFIHVGAGITNISIVDGRVIRFNRVGVIAGNNFTQSIVDASGVSFDEAEELKINVGLAPQKGKKLAGIPKKYQEKAVDVQEILEGEATKFVSEVRRSFDYYLSQAPGKDIKKIIFTGSGAMLKNFDLFMSKNLNADVSLGHSLEKIKIAPGLPEKEIQKDELSMAICLGLALREFVK